A single region of the Epinephelus moara isolate mb chromosome 14, YSFRI_EMoa_1.0, whole genome shotgun sequence genome encodes:
- the zgc:112416 gene encoding uncharacterized protein C21orf58 isoform X1 has protein sequence MPRFQHDSSMVDQMTRLKLKLLKKRLENKKHNMDNRAESAQSARSYRYDGQLDQLHRALRRKQDLLQRLREQYMLEDLNRPHTWGGSQRQYKSHFYTAPQPPPPLPFHQPAPALPFLPPPPPPPAPPQPPRIIQQTLPQQPATIIQQLPQQQPLITQIPPPQPYPAPAPRSGSIKEDMVELMLMQNAQMHQIIMHNMMLKAMPSISPPGGPNAPLTTYLGQDSYQGNPIFVRPDVKPRGSAVHHHHHYAPAAPQLPPICHPTWLPTVSSVPAGQAGAHLPSVHHDTATFTLPTLNV, from the exons ATGCCAAGATTTCAG CATGACAGTTCCATGGTTGATCAGATGACAAGACTTAAACTCAAACTGCTGAAGAAG AGactggaaaacaaaaagcacaacATGGACAACAGAGCAGAATCTGCCCAGTCTGCAA GGAGTTACCGGTATGATGGACAATTAGATCAACTTCACCGTGCTCTGAGGCGAAAACAGGACCTACTGCAAAGACTCAGG GAGCAGTACATGTTAGAGGACCTCAACAGACCTCACACCTGGGGAGGGTCACAGAGACAGTACAAGTCACATTTCTACACTGCCCCTCAGCCACCGCCTCCTCTGCCATTCCACCAGCCAGCCCCTGCTCTGCCCTTTCTGCCCCCTCCACCGCCACCACCAGCCCCGCCTCAGCCTCCGCGCATCATCCAACAGACT ctaCCCCAGCAGCCTGCAACCATTATACAACAGCTGCCACAACAGCAGCCTCTCATTACTCAGATTCCCCCACCTCAGCCCTACCCTGCACCTGCACCACGCTCGGGCAGCATCAAAGAGG ATATGGTGGAACTGATGCTGATGCAAAACGCCCAGATGCACCAGATCATAATGCACAACATGATGCTGAAAGCCATGCCTTCTATATCGCCACCTGGAGGGCCAAATGCTCCTCTAACTACATATCTTgggcag GACAGTTACCAGGGAAACCCTATTTTCGTAAGGCCAGATGTCAAACCAAGAGGAAGTGCTgtccatcatcaccatcactaTGCCCCTGCAGCACCACAGCTGCCTCCCATCTGTCACCCTACATGGCTACCAACGGTGTCATCTGTCCCAGCCGGACAAGCAGGGGCACATTTACCCTCCGTACACCATGACACAGCCACTTTCACACTCCCAACACTCAATGTGTAA
- the zgc:112416 gene encoding uncharacterized protein C21orf58 isoform X2: MDNRAESAQSARSYRYDGQLDQLHRALRRKQDLLQRLREQYMLEDLNRPHTWGGSQRQYKSHFYTAPQPPPPLPFHQPAPALPFLPPPPPPPAPPQPPRIIQQTLPQQPATIIQQLPQQQPLITQIPPPQPYPAPAPRSGSIKEDMVELMLMQNAQMHQIIMHNMMLKAMPSISPPGGPNAPLTTYLGQDSYQGNPIFVRPDVKPRGSAVHHHHHYAPAAPQLPPICHPTWLPTVSSVPAGQAGAHLPSVHHDTATFTLPTLNV; the protein is encoded by the exons ATGGACAACAGAGCAGAATCTGCCCAGTCTGCAA GGAGTTACCGGTATGATGGACAATTAGATCAACTTCACCGTGCTCTGAGGCGAAAACAGGACCTACTGCAAAGACTCAGG GAGCAGTACATGTTAGAGGACCTCAACAGACCTCACACCTGGGGAGGGTCACAGAGACAGTACAAGTCACATTTCTACACTGCCCCTCAGCCACCGCCTCCTCTGCCATTCCACCAGCCAGCCCCTGCTCTGCCCTTTCTGCCCCCTCCACCGCCACCACCAGCCCCGCCTCAGCCTCCGCGCATCATCCAACAGACT ctaCCCCAGCAGCCTGCAACCATTATACAACAGCTGCCACAACAGCAGCCTCTCATTACTCAGATTCCCCCACCTCAGCCCTACCCTGCACCTGCACCACGCTCGGGCAGCATCAAAGAGG ATATGGTGGAACTGATGCTGATGCAAAACGCCCAGATGCACCAGATCATAATGCACAACATGATGCTGAAAGCCATGCCTTCTATATCGCCACCTGGAGGGCCAAATGCTCCTCTAACTACATATCTTgggcag GACAGTTACCAGGGAAACCCTATTTTCGTAAGGCCAGATGTCAAACCAAGAGGAAGTGCTgtccatcatcaccatcactaTGCCCCTGCAGCACCACAGCTGCCTCCCATCTGTCACCCTACATGGCTACCAACGGTGTCATCTGTCCCAGCCGGACAAGCAGGGGCACATTTACCCTCCGTACACCATGACACAGCCACTTTCACACTCCCAACACTCAATGTGTAA